A window of Narcine bancroftii isolate sNarBan1 chromosome 6, sNarBan1.hap1, whole genome shotgun sequence genomic DNA:
CTCAAATGGAACATGGATTTATATATAtaactgaaaaaatgaataatatttctgaAGAAGTTTCTTCTCTTAAAAAGGACATTTTTGCTGTTAAAGGTgatgtcaataaatgtttgaatttggtggacacagttcaagataattttaacaaaatggaaggtgcctttcaagtttgCAAGGATCAAGTGGAAAGTAATAAacagaaaatagagaaagtggaagattctttcgttggatgggagattcagaagaaTGACTTATTGAAGAAGAGAGACTCTCTTGAAATATCAAagaaggtttggagttggatagggctcatagggcttTAAGAGTAAACCATATCCAGGTCAACCACCATGAGCTGTTTTGATTCACTGTCTTAAATATCAGGATAGATaaactattttgagagtagcagtcCAGAATGCACGTAGATATAAATCCCTGTTGATGGTACAGGGAATGAaggttttttttctatccagatctgATTCAAGAAATTATAAGAAGTCgtaaagagtttaattctgcTCAAGAACTGCTTTGGAGAAAGGGTTATAAGTTTTCTTTTAGATGTCCTGCTGTATTGAAAtcattttatggtaattttcaatcacaCTTTGCTTTCGTCTTTGCTAATTCTCTGCCTGATAGGGCTGTTGAAAGGCATTCATCACCTAAGAGGAAGATATCTGTGAAGAAGAATGGAAACAGGAATGGGAATCTCTCAAAgagtttgattgatattgatgatccggaGCAAGTTTTGGGATTAAAATCAATGGTGCTGTGACCTGATTTAGACTTATCATTTTACAAGTCTGATTGGGGGAAGGGAGGTCACTGAAGCTTTCTGAAgtaatttgggggggtggggtttattTCTGTCCATACCCAGTTATgtggggagttactactttgTAGTGCTttctacaaaaatattttttttatttgaacacatttaattttgttggggggggggggggggtttgggaacTGTTTTGTTTGGTGATTATTTATCAAGGGAAGCTTTAAGATTAATCTTTTTTTGAATTATTAGAAGGGATAGAAAGAAAGGGGGGCTTTTAAGGGAGTTTTAAGGCTTTTTTGAGTTAGTGAAAGGGATAGAAAGTTAAGGGGGGATAATTTGTTATTCAAGTTTTACTTTGATAATAATGTCTAATATGAACTTTGCAaggtttaatgttcagggtttaaataatccgattaagagaaaacatgttttagcttatataaaaaagatgaaagttgacattgcttttttgcaggaggcTCATTCAACCgacaaagaacatttgaaattgaagagggattgggtcggttatgtattttcatattcctttaattcaaaagcaagaggagaggCAATTTCGATTCctaagaaaataccatttgaacttgtttttTTCTCGGAATCTGTTGgttgtattttaatgattaattgtaaattgtttgctgagccgtggtctttattgaatgtgtatgcacctaatgttgatgatgaacagtTTGTGTCTGAAGCTTCTTTAATTTTAAGTCAAGCTAAGGAGAATATTTTGATTCggggagatttcaattgtgtGTTAGACacattattggataaatttctGAAAGttgatgaaaaaaatcaaaagaagcAGTTCAATTGGTTTCCTTGATGAACGATCTGAATTTGATTGAGGCCTTGAGAAGATTAAATCCCACTGAGAAAAATTATTCACTTTATTCTTCACATCAGGATTCATTTTCTAGGGTTGATTTTCTTTAGCATCAGTATATTTGCAAGTACGTTTTATTGAAGctaaatataagagtaggatcaTTTCTGATCATTCTTTACTGCTTATCTCCGGTGTGGTGCTGGAAGTATTTCAATCAATTTTTCACTGGAGGTTCAATGCTATGTTACTGAAAAAaccaaaatttgtaaaaatatattttagatCAAATTGTAATctatttagatttgaataaaaaTACAGTCAGGAGTAAATTTATTGTATGGGATCCTTTAAAGGCATCTCTATGTgctcaaataattagttatgcatCAAGGGAAAAGAAATTTCTGGTAGAGTCTCAGTTGTTGGAAAAACAAATagcagagttggaaaaggaattccagaggaattctacagaagataataagatgtttttttgacaaaattgaggctaaaatataatatattgcaaGCTGTCCAATTTGAacatttgattcaaagatctaaacaatgttattacgAGTTAGGGGACAGAGCACATAGAGTTtcggcatggcaattgaaaactgaacaagcttcAAGGATTATTAATACTGTGAGGAAGGACAATTCAATTACTTTTaatcctcaggaaattaatgacatttTAATTGTCATTTTAACAGAAATGATATGCTTCTGAGGGTGTGCGAGCGATGGTTCCATTGAAACATTTTTGTCAGGGTTAAATTTACCAATATTGAAGGAGGAGCATGTAAGAAAGTGGGATTCTCCTCTTATGGATTTAGAAAttaaggatgttattcaacaaatgcctaatgggaaatcaccaggagatgatgggttcactggtgaattttataaagatttttatgatgatctgtcctctgTATTTATGGGTGTTCTTAATCAGGTAACTCAGGAGCCAGCTTTGCCAGACTCATGTTGgagtgcaataataacagttTTACCAAAAAAGGACAGAGAACCTTTGAAAGTTTCTTCTTATTGACCAATTtccttattaaatgtggattataaaacagtagcaaaattattagcaaatagactaGCAAAGTATTTACGACAATTAGGACATTCtgaccaggctggttttattaaacatAGATATGCTttggataatattcttagagtggtttCATTGAACAACGCTTCatgtcagcaacccaacctaccaatggtagtatcattagatgctgaaaaagcttttgatagggtctaatggaattttttatttaaaattttggagaaatataaatttggacccttatttattggttgggtgaaggcactatataataatcctgtagcaagggaggtgacaaatggtcaaacttatttttttaattaacatgTTAAACTTGACAATGTTGCACTTTGTCACCAGCTTATTTgtgttggtcattgaaccattagctcaggcatagagacagaatgagaatattacaggtataAGGATCAGACAGGAtgaataagattaatttatttactgatgatgttttaatagATTCAACTAATCCagatcaatctttaatttatttgcaaaattgtttagaattatttggcaaattatctggatataaagtgaattgggataaaagtgaaatactgccaatttctgaaggaaattatgatcaatgtagacaaattagtaaatttcgatggactgataaaattaagtatttagggataatgattgatgtaaatttaCAATCATTGTGTAATTTAAAATATGGAGCATTAATGAGAAAGTTTAGAGCAGATTtaactaaatggaaagatttacctttaactttaataggttgagtaaattgtataaaggtgaatattttttctgaatttcaatatttgtttcaatcgattccttgttctcttccaaaatcttttttttaaagatttaaataaagtagtttgagAATTTTGTATTGAAAGGAAAATTGGCAAGAGTAGCGATGCCATTAGATTTGCAATTATCTAATTTTAACAATTATTAGGAAACAGCTCAATGaagatttattaatcgtatg
This region includes:
- the LOC138737169 gene encoding uncharacterized protein, which codes for MRMCAATHSTQKWLHGLSLWLVAPALGRGNLLQLWAVERHSSPKRKISVKKNGNRNGNLSKSLIDIDDPEQVLGLKSMEAHSTDKEHLKLKRDWVGYVFSYSFNSKARGEAISIPKKIPFELVFFSESVGCILMINCKLFAEPWSLLNVYAPNVDDEQFVSEASLILSQAKENILIRGDFNCVLDTLLDKFLKVDEKNQKKQFNWFP